The following proteins are encoded in a genomic region of Neomicrococcus aestuarii:
- a CDS encoding DEAD/DEAH box helicase, producing MTDFRTLIPLLGHGDAPESLRHVHQVPSRDAVTGPWPEWVAPSLREAYERRCVERPWLHQVEAAQHAWNGSNVILATGTASGKSLAYLMPSLSRILAGEAAGGVSGGATAAGSAATVLYLAPTKALSADQLTSLRELRLPGLRAETYDGDTDPQERRWIRDHANFLLTNPDMLHYGILGNHAQWSRFFRDLSFVIIDEAHSYKGVFGSHIANLMRRLNRICRRFGSAPVFIGASATSAEPELSFGKLIGQPATAVATDFSPHGEVTVALWEPPLTDFADENGAPRRRSVVAETSDLLANLVSSHVRTIAFIKSRRGAEAISSLTQSHLTEVDPGLGQRVAAYRSGYLPEERRELETRLRNGELLGIASTSALELGIDIAGLDAVLVSGWPGTRASFFQQIGRAGRAGQDALSVLVASDDPLDTYLVNHPDAIFDRSVEATVFDPSNPYVLGPHLCAAAEELPLRPEEIEDFGPTAAFLLERLVEQGYLRRRPSGWFWAHPQSAAGMVNLRADGGGPVNIVDTETGALLGTMDSPQTHFQAHNGAIYTHQGQTFVVDELNETDHCVFVTRAKPNFYTQARDITKIDVIDVHREDVWGPVHAHWGEVVVTTQVVSFQRKALISNEILSEEPLELAPRDLHTKAVWFTIPETSLAAAGISIDEVPGALHAAEHAMIGLLPLVASSDRWDIGGVSTALHVDTEAPTIFVYDGHPGGAGFVERGYERAFEWITATRDAVAACECESGCPSCVQSPKCGNKNNPLSKSGAIALLGALLKNYPQHPPRF from the coding sequence GTGACCGATTTCCGCACCCTCATTCCTTTGTTGGGGCACGGGGACGCCCCTGAATCGTTGCGCCACGTCCATCAGGTTCCGTCTCGCGACGCTGTCACGGGCCCGTGGCCCGAGTGGGTTGCGCCTTCCTTGCGCGAAGCCTACGAGCGTCGTTGCGTGGAGCGCCCTTGGTTGCACCAAGTGGAAGCCGCGCAGCACGCGTGGAACGGGAGCAACGTCATTCTTGCTACCGGCACTGCGTCCGGAAAGTCGTTGGCGTACTTGATGCCCTCGCTGTCACGGATTCTTGCAGGTGAGGCTGCTGGGGGCGTATCCGGTGGTGCTACTGCGGCCGGTAGCGCTGCGACGGTTCTGTATTTGGCTCCGACGAAAGCGCTGTCAGCGGATCAGCTCACCTCGTTGCGCGAGTTGCGATTGCCGGGCTTGCGTGCGGAGACGTACGACGGCGACACCGACCCTCAGGAACGCCGCTGGATCCGGGATCACGCCAACTTTTTGCTGACCAACCCAGACATGTTGCACTACGGGATCCTGGGCAACCACGCCCAGTGGTCGCGCTTCTTCCGAGACCTATCTTTCGTCATCATCGACGAAGCCCACTCCTACAAAGGTGTCTTCGGTTCACATATTGCCAACCTGATGCGGCGCCTGAATCGGATTTGCCGACGCTTCGGATCAGCTCCAGTGTTCATTGGCGCTTCCGCCACTTCCGCCGAGCCCGAGCTTTCCTTCGGCAAGCTCATCGGCCAGCCCGCTACCGCGGTCGCCACGGACTTCTCACCGCATGGTGAGGTCACCGTGGCGTTGTGGGAGCCGCCGCTTACCGATTTTGCGGACGAGAACGGTGCTCCACGTCGCCGATCCGTGGTGGCTGAAACCTCTGACTTGTTGGCGAATTTGGTGTCTTCTCATGTGCGAACCATTGCCTTCATCAAGTCCCGGCGCGGTGCCGAAGCGATCTCTTCGCTGACTCAGAGTCATCTGACTGAGGTGGATCCCGGGTTGGGTCAACGAGTCGCCGCCTACCGTTCGGGCTACCTGCCCGAAGAGCGGCGCGAGCTCGAGACACGGCTACGCAACGGCGAGCTCTTGGGCATCGCTTCCACCTCGGCTCTTGAACTGGGGATTGATATCGCTGGTCTCGATGCCGTCTTGGTTTCTGGCTGGCCGGGCACTCGAGCGTCCTTCTTCCAGCAGATTGGCCGCGCTGGGCGTGCCGGGCAAGATGCCTTGTCCGTCCTCGTGGCCAGCGATGACCCGCTGGATACGTATTTGGTGAATCACCCGGATGCCATCTTCGATCGTTCCGTTGAGGCCACCGTTTTTGACCCGTCGAACCCGTACGTGCTTGGTCCACACTTGTGTGCGGCGGCCGAGGAACTCCCGTTGCGTCCCGAAGAAATCGAGGACTTTGGACCCACAGCCGCGTTCTTGTTGGAGCGTTTGGTGGAGCAAGGGTACTTACGACGACGCCCGTCCGGTTGGTTCTGGGCGCACCCGCAGTCTGCGGCCGGGATGGTGAACCTTCGCGCCGATGGCGGCGGTCCGGTGAACATTGTGGATACGGAGACCGGCGCTTTGTTGGGCACCATGGATTCTCCCCAAACTCATTTCCAAGCTCACAACGGGGCCATCTATACCCATCAGGGCCAAACCTTCGTGGTGGATGAGCTCAACGAGACCGATCACTGCGTGTTCGTAACCCGGGCTAAGCCGAACTTCTATACGCAGGCTCGAGACATCACCAAGATCGACGTCATTGACGTTCACCGAGAGGACGTCTGGGGTCCCGTTCACGCTCATTGGGGCGAGGTTGTGGTGACCACTCAAGTGGTGTCCTTCCAACGCAAAGCACTGATCAGCAACGAGATCTTGAGCGAAGAACCCCTCGAGCTTGCACCTCGCGACCTTCATACGAAGGCCGTGTGGTTCACGATTCCTGAGACTTCTTTGGCTGCCGCGGGTATTTCTATCGACGAGGTTCCTGGCGCTCTGCATGCGGCCGAGCACGCGATGATCGGATTGCTTCCCTTGGTGGCATCGAGTGACCGTTGGGATATTGGCGGCGTTTCGACTGCCCTGCACGTGGACACCGAAGCCCCGACGATTTTTGTGTACGACGGTCACCCCGGCGGCGCAGGATTCGTGGAGCGCGGCTATGAGCGGGCGTTCGAGTGGATTACCGCCACCCGAGACGCCGTTGCTGCCTGCGAATGCGAGTCCGGTTGCCCGTCCTGCGTGCAGAGCCCGAAGTGCGGTAACAAGAACAACCCGCTGAGCAAGTCCGGTGCCATCGCCTTGTTAGGCGCGTTGTTGAAGAATTACCCTCAGCATCCACCGCGTTTCTGA
- a CDS encoding GNAT family N-acetyltransferase, with the protein MANSANDELIGTWVTGWSGARGYENRHDGRVHASLRHDTTGDWEYVVHEPTNEELVAIAETLIKHPNRRLVAFTDKTHELVGAARTAGMSIVAQDEVIMSTDMAGHDVEDPKPAEGFEWQIEREGQHAWVSLHPEDDHDIVAASGHVSVVGDVAVFDRILTAADYRRRGFASLVMRALAAIALEDEVEDGLLVATQDGQELYKYLGWKTLGYALVFEGGEPHIVNSPTAHS; encoded by the coding sequence ATGGCTAACTCCGCGAACGATGAATTGATTGGCACCTGGGTCACCGGCTGGTCTGGCGCCCGCGGCTACGAGAACCGTCACGACGGCCGCGTTCACGCGTCGTTGCGTCACGACACTACGGGCGACTGGGAATATGTAGTCCACGAGCCCACCAACGAAGAGCTGGTGGCTATCGCCGAGACTCTCATTAAGCACCCGAACCGCCGCTTGGTGGCGTTCACGGATAAGACTCACGAACTTGTTGGTGCCGCGCGTACCGCTGGCATGTCAATCGTTGCTCAGGACGAAGTCATCATGTCCACGGACATGGCTGGGCACGATGTTGAAGACCCGAAGCCCGCCGAGGGTTTTGAGTGGCAGATTGAGCGTGAAGGTCAGCACGCATGGGTGTCTTTGCACCCAGAAGATGACCATGACATTGTTGCGGCTTCCGGCCACGTGTCTGTAGTGGGAGACGTCGCCGTCTTCGACCGCATCCTCACCGCCGCCGATTACCGCCGCCGCGGTTTCGCTTCCCTCGTCATGCGCGCTCTCGCTGCAATCGCGTTGGAGGACGAAGTTGAAGATGGCCTTTTGGTGGCAACACAGGACGGCCAGGAGCTCTACAAGTACTTGGGTTGGAAGACCCTCGGCTACGCGCTGGTGTTCGAGGGCGGCGAGCCTCACATCGTGAACAGCCCCACCGCGCACTCCTGA
- a CDS encoding GNAT family acetyltransferase — protein sequence MVEVTTTYLEMRSPFVLRPASRALPEHCEIALVPHISADFSKFLYRSVGSELYWADRLVLSREQWQALVSADGTETYVLSVNHAPAGYIELVSRVTGTADSLATSPTTEVEIMYFGLFPEATGQGLGGILLTEGISQAWTMDSRWETLPPVSRVWVHTCSLDGPAAIPNYEARGLTVYRTETEDLDPQDGATGLWPASS from the coding sequence GTGGTTGAAGTAACGACAACGTACCTAGAAATGCGCAGCCCCTTCGTGTTGCGCCCTGCCAGCCGGGCCCTGCCCGAACACTGCGAGATTGCCTTAGTTCCGCATATTTCGGCGGACTTCTCCAAGTTCTTGTACCGCAGTGTGGGAAGTGAGCTGTATTGGGCGGATCGTCTGGTGCTCTCCCGCGAGCAGTGGCAAGCGCTCGTCAGTGCGGACGGTACGGAAACGTACGTGTTGTCCGTGAATCACGCGCCGGCCGGTTACATCGAGCTGGTGTCCCGAGTCACGGGCACCGCCGACTCCCTCGCCACTTCCCCCACCACCGAAGTGGAGATCATGTATTTCGGGCTGTTCCCCGAAGCCACCGGCCAAGGACTAGGCGGAATCCTCCTCACCGAAGGTATCTCGCAAGCGTGGACCATGGATTCGCGCTGGGAAACGCTTCCTCCGGTGTCCCGAGTCTGGGTGCACACCTGCAGCCTCGACGGGCCCGCCGCTATCCCCAATTACGAAGCCCGCGGACTTACCGTGTACCGCACCGAAACTGAGGACCTCGATCCGCAAGACGGTGCTACCGGACTGTGGCCAGCGTCGTCGTAA
- a CDS encoding Rv3654c family TadE-like protein produces MNSHHAAEPASENERTDEPTREHHHEPGFTRSQERGAGSGLMLALIGSAIMLIGMVLAIVTSVSAQSKAATAADLAALAAADAARGLTSGEPCQVAAHLASAHDAELTSCQRDAGGPGAVAVTTRVSTVYWLEWIQDFDLAGVGKARAGPPPIE; encoded by the coding sequence GTGAACAGCCATCACGCAGCTGAACCTGCGAGCGAAAACGAACGCACCGACGAACCCACTCGGGAACACCACCACGAACCCGGTTTCACACGCAGTCAGGAACGCGGAGCAGGAAGCGGACTGATGCTGGCACTCATCGGGTCGGCCATCATGCTGATCGGCATGGTGCTAGCGATCGTCACAAGCGTGAGCGCCCAATCCAAAGCCGCGACCGCGGCCGACTTAGCTGCGCTCGCAGCAGCAGACGCCGCACGAGGACTGACCTCGGGGGAGCCGTGCCAAGTGGCGGCGCACCTGGCGAGCGCTCATGACGCGGAACTGACGTCTTGCCAGCGTGACGCTGGCGGCCCAGGAGCCGTGGCTGTCACGACGCGAGTATCAACGGTCTATTGGCTCGAATGGATACAAGATTTCGATCTTGCGGGAGTGGGCAAAGCTCGGGCCGGTCCGCCGCCCATCGAGTGA
- the trhO gene encoding oxygen-dependent tRNA uridine(34) hydroxylase TrhO — translation MSLSRIVLFYAFTPLPDPEAIRLWQISLLEQWGLKGRIIVSKHGINGTAGGEINALKQYVKATRQHPGFKKLDVKWSDGGAEDFPRISVKARKEIVSFGAPDELVVDENGVVGGGVHLRPEQVHELVEEKKAAGEEVVFFDGRNAFEAQIGRFKNAIVPAVDTTHDFIKELDSGKYDDLKDKPIVTYCTGGIRCEVLSALMKNRGFKEVYQIQGGIVRYGETFGDAGLWEGSLYVFDRRMHMEFTPEAVTIGECVHCGKGTNKFENCSNLSCRNLRLFCAECAADPVKRDCGQCSDEPKVLASEGVNA, via the coding sequence GTGTCTTTGAGTCGAATTGTCTTGTTTTACGCCTTCACCCCGCTACCTGACCCTGAAGCGATCCGCTTGTGGCAGATTTCCCTGCTGGAACAGTGGGGCTTGAAGGGGCGCATTATTGTGTCCAAACACGGCATCAACGGCACCGCTGGCGGCGAGATCAACGCCCTCAAGCAATACGTTAAGGCCACGCGCCAGCACCCCGGTTTCAAGAAGCTGGATGTGAAGTGGAGCGATGGCGGCGCCGAGGACTTCCCGCGCATCTCCGTCAAGGCCCGCAAGGAAATCGTGTCTTTCGGCGCACCTGATGAGCTAGTGGTGGATGAGAACGGCGTGGTGGGCGGCGGCGTTCACTTGCGCCCCGAGCAGGTTCACGAGCTCGTGGAAGAGAAGAAGGCCGCGGGCGAAGAGGTGGTCTTCTTTGATGGCCGCAACGCTTTCGAAGCCCAGATTGGCCGCTTCAAGAACGCGATTGTCCCCGCGGTAGACACCACGCATGACTTCATCAAGGAACTCGATTCCGGCAAGTACGACGATCTCAAAGACAAGCCGATCGTCACCTACTGCACCGGCGGTATCCGATGCGAAGTCCTCTCGGCGCTCATGAAGAACCGCGGCTTCAAAGAGGTTTACCAGATCCAGGGCGGCATTGTCCGTTACGGCGAAACCTTCGGTGACGCCGGCCTTTGGGAAGGTTCCCTCTACGTCTTTGACCGTCGCATGCACATGGAGTTCACACCGGAAGCTGTCACCATCGGCGAGTGCGTGCACTGTGGCAAGGGCACCAACAAGTTCGAAAACTGCTCGAACTTGTCCTGCCGTAACTTGCGTTTATTCTGCGCGGAGTGCGCCGCTGATCCCGTCAAGCGCGATTGCGGTCAGTGCTCAGATGAGCCCAAGGTCCTCGCGAGCGAAGGCGTGAACGCTTAG
- a CDS encoding TadE family type IV pilus minor pilin produces the protein MQDSAAGSHKRFERDVNSEEHVRRGARVQERVRRFDTPHFPEDGIDDDTRRARTAGSSTAEVAVLLPSIALLLSVLLWVGMVGVAQISVQQAAREAARELARGEDSESFMATVKRVAGDQATGRQSGDGNLTRVIVAKPVSMGGIEWLTIQVSAEASVLNETP, from the coding sequence ATGCAGGACTCTGCTGCGGGTAGTCACAAGCGATTTGAGAGAGATGTAAACAGCGAAGAGCACGTACGTCGCGGAGCGCGGGTACAGGAACGAGTCCGACGTTTTGATACTCCTCACTTCCCAGAAGACGGTATTGACGACGACACTCGTCGAGCGCGAACGGCTGGTAGTAGTACTGCCGAAGTGGCGGTACTACTACCAAGCATCGCGTTGTTGCTCTCGGTGCTCTTGTGGGTGGGAATGGTAGGCGTAGCCCAAATCTCCGTGCAGCAAGCTGCCCGGGAAGCAGCACGCGAATTGGCGCGAGGCGAAGATTCTGAATCGTTCATGGCCACCGTCAAGCGGGTGGCCGGCGATCAAGCCACGGGACGTCAAAGCGGCGACGGGAATCTCACCCGAGTGATCGTCGCAAAGCCCGTCTCCATGGGCGGCATCGAGTGGCTCACCATCCAGGTGTCCGCCGAGGCGAGCGTCTTGAACGAGACCCCGTGA
- a CDS encoding type II secretion system F family protein, translating to MNSLITMGIIAVLVAGAVWIWMGADQPRRRVPGPGTQKSQGLLPRRGNSESTPSADESVCLVEDKVPLILDLTAAMLSTGLSLTEALRALAMSVPSCRPLTRVARSLELGMSWEDAWDGVDDQLRPLESALAFSRLAGASSASLLKDSAASSRRVVHRVFEKKASELGVKLILPLGLCALPAFMLLGVGPLVISLLPR from the coding sequence GTGAACTCGCTCATCACCATGGGAATCATCGCGGTGCTCGTCGCGGGGGCTGTCTGGATATGGATGGGTGCAGATCAACCTCGTAGACGAGTGCCTGGTCCCGGTACGCAGAAGAGCCAAGGACTCCTTCCGCGACGGGGCAATAGCGAATCGACCCCGTCAGCCGATGAATCCGTATGCCTCGTCGAAGACAAGGTTCCGCTGATTTTGGACCTCACCGCGGCAATGCTCAGCACTGGGCTTTCTCTCACTGAGGCGCTGCGCGCTTTGGCGATGAGTGTTCCCAGCTGTAGACCGCTCACCCGTGTGGCCCGATCGCTTGAACTCGGAATGAGCTGGGAAGACGCGTGGGATGGTGTTGACGATCAGCTTCGTCCACTCGAATCGGCGCTCGCGTTCTCCCGGTTGGCCGGCGCCTCGAGCGCCAGCTTGCTCAAGGATTCAGCGGCATCCTCGCGCCGAGTAGTCCACCGAGTCTTTGAAAAGAAGGCGAGCGAGCTCGGCGTCAAGCTCATCCTGCCTCTGGGTCTCTGCGCACTTCCAGCGTTCATGCTTTTGGGCGTCGGCCCACTCGTCATCTCGCTCTTGCCGCGATGA
- a CDS encoding DUF4244 domain-containing protein: MSTNHHNSGVVLSSEAVPTPHPVDALAYVHNFDGQRSSAVNLSAEEGIATAEFSIVTLAAVGFAGLLVTILASGEVREMLLGMVRSALGG, translated from the coding sequence ATGTCCACCAATCACCACAATTCCGGCGTCGTTCTTTCGTCTGAGGCAGTACCTACGCCACACCCCGTGGACGCCTTGGCCTACGTACATAACTTCGACGGCCAACGCTCTTCTGCCGTGAACCTCTCCGCAGAAGAGGGCATCGCAACCGCTGAATTTAGCATCGTGACGCTTGCCGCCGTTGGCTTCGCCGGGCTTCTCGTCACCATCCTTGCAAGCGGTGAAGTCCGCGAAATGTTGCTCGGCATGGTCCGCAGCGCACTCGGCGGATAA